From Acinetobacter sp. ASP199, the proteins below share one genomic window:
- a CDS encoding RDD family protein, translating to MQIYLARNNQQAGPYTLEQLNQMLASQQVLLTDLAWHQGMTEWKALGELTQGKFVYEPEGYIPPTQVAEPTPFEQPAAQTSTYARTAPKANTFELASIPARIFAKFVDLLLWIPATFILTAFFTTEEKLRFSQLNEQIMTQAMGGNPDQNRVLELQSQMLDMFSTQAWTAAGLYLLIMLVIQGYLIAKSGQSIGKKLTKIKIVDAETGTQTSLMRAFTLRSIVFILPTIYFIPLFSLVDWIFGLGKNRQTLHDKLAKTKVIKQ from the coding sequence ATGCAGATTTACCTGGCACGAAATAATCAACAAGCTGGACCATATACCCTTGAACAGCTAAATCAGATGCTTGCAAGTCAGCAAGTATTATTGACTGATTTGGCTTGGCACCAAGGCATGACCGAATGGAAAGCTTTGGGTGAGCTCACGCAGGGTAAATTCGTTTATGAACCTGAAGGTTATATTCCACCTACACAAGTTGCTGAACCAACACCATTTGAGCAGCCTGCTGCACAAACCAGTACTTACGCGCGCACTGCACCAAAAGCGAACACATTTGAACTGGCGAGTATTCCTGCCCGTATTTTTGCCAAGTTTGTCGACCTATTGCTCTGGATTCCAGCGACTTTCATTTTGACTGCTTTTTTCACAACCGAAGAAAAACTGCGCTTTAGCCAGCTAAATGAACAGATCATGACACAGGCGATGGGTGGCAATCCGGATCAGAACCGTGTGCTGGAATTGCAGTCTCAAATGCTAGATATGTTCTCTACTCAGGCTTGGACAGCAGCAGGTTTATATCTGCTGATCATGCTGGTCATCCAGGGTTATCTGATTGCAAAATCTGGTCAGAGCATTGGTAAAAAATTGACTAAAATTAAGATTGTAGATGCTGAAACTGGTACTCAAACTTCACTCATGCGTGCCTTTACTTTACGCAGTATCGTGTTCATTTTACCAACAATTTACTTTATTCCATTATTTTCACTCGTAGACTGGATTTTCGGATTGGGCAAAAACCGTCAAACTTTGCACGATAAACTGGCAAAAACCAAGGTGATCAAGCAATAA
- the cyoA gene encoding ubiquinol oxidase subunit II has product MRQTILAVLSLSAMSALLTGCGGDLVLLNSKGPVAAGQSSLMMTAIYLMLLVVIPSAIMALWFGWKYRASNKDADYKPTWAHSTAIEIVVWGIPVIIIAILAWLTWWGSHKYDPYRPLESDKAPLTVQVIAEQFKWIFIYPEQGIATINEMRFPEKTPVALRITSNFTMNSFFIPALGGQIYAMAGMQTHLNLLADETSPAEGYRGFSSNYSGYGFSQMRFRAHSVTDAQFAEWVSAVQAGNGTSVNPEAIQKSVLDQPEFASLRDGNRGKHQIEALIAKANTPEEKAAAEALKPYPTKPHPVTYYSSVEQGLFESVINHYMSNYHGADHSAPAAEHGVAHEEAAASEAHVADAHATASQGE; this is encoded by the coding sequence ATGAGACAAACGATTTTAGCTGTATTGTCTTTATCTGCGATGTCCGCACTTTTAACAGGGTGTGGTGGTGATTTAGTACTTCTGAACTCTAAAGGTCCAGTTGCAGCAGGTCAAAGTAGCCTGATGATGACTGCGATTTACTTAATGCTCCTGGTGGTTATCCCATCAGCAATCATGGCATTATGGTTCGGTTGGAAATATCGCGCATCGAATAAAGACGCAGACTATAAACCTACTTGGGCACACTCTACTGCAATTGAAATTGTAGTTTGGGGTATCCCAGTTATTATTATTGCTATTCTTGCCTGGTTAACTTGGTGGGGTTCCCACAAGTACGACCCATACCGTCCGCTTGAGTCAGACAAAGCACCATTGACCGTTCAGGTAATTGCTGAACAGTTCAAATGGATCTTTATCTACCCAGAGCAAGGTATTGCAACGATTAACGAAATGCGTTTCCCAGAGAAAACTCCGGTTGCACTTCGTATTACCTCTAACTTCACGATGAACTCATTCTTCATCCCGGCGTTAGGTGGTCAGATCTATGCAATGGCAGGTATGCAAACTCACCTGAACCTGTTGGCAGACGAAACCAGCCCAGCTGAAGGCTACCGCGGTTTCTCTTCTAACTATTCTGGTTATGGCTTCTCACAAATGCGCTTCCGCGCTCACTCTGTGACTGATGCTCAGTTTGCTGAATGGGTTTCTGCTGTTCAAGCAGGTAATGGTACTTCAGTAAATCCGGAAGCTATTCAGAAATCTGTACTAGACCAGCCTGAATTCGCATCTCTGCGTGATGGCAACCGTGGTAAACACCAGATTGAAGCGCTGATCGCAAAAGCAAATACTCCTGAAGAGAAGGCTGCTGCTGAAGCTTTGAAGCCTTACCCAACTAAGCCACATCCTGTGACTTATTACTCTTCTGTAGAGCAAGGTTTGTTTGAATCTGTGATTAATCACTACATGAGCAACTACCATGGTGCTGACCACTCAGCTCCTGCTGCAGAGCACGGTGTTGCGCACGAAGAAGCTGCTGCTTCTGAAGCACATGTAGCTGATGCACATGCGACTGCTTCTCAAGGGGAATAA
- the ppsA gene encoding phosphoenolpyruvate synthase: MEARVIGLEKLGKHDVELVGGKNSSLGEMISHLANAGVSVPGGFATTADAYREFLEQSGLNAKINAELASLNVDDVNALAETGAKIRQWIVETPLTAALEQEVRAAFDALSNGNPEIAVAVRSSATAEDLPDASFAGQQETFLNIRGIDNVLIAIKEVFASLYNDRAISYRVHQNFAHDVVALSAGVQRMVRSETGAAGVMFTLDTESGFRDAVFITASYGLGEMVVQGAVNPDEFYISKPLLNAGKHAILRRNLGSKHQKMIYGEEGAAGKSVVVVDVEKAERQQFALNDQELQELAKQALIIEKHYGAPMDIEWAKDGDDGKLYIVQARPETVKSRENVGTMERYLLKQKGTVVCEGRSIGQRIGSGKVRIVSSIKEMDKVQDGDVLVSDMTDPDWEPVMKRAAAIVTNRGGRTCHAAIIARELGVPAIVGCGNATEVLVDGQEVTVSCAEGDTGFIYEGALDFEVQTNSIESMPDLPFKVMMNVGNPDRAFDFAQIPNEGIGLARLEFIINRMIGVHPKALLNIDSLPRETRAAVMARTAGYASPIEFYVEKLVEGISTLAAAFADKPVIVRMSDFKSNEYANLIGGKLYEPEEENPMLGFRGASRYVSDNFRDCFELECRALKKVRDEMGLTNVQIMIPFVRTVNEAKRVIELLALNGLKRGENGLKVIMMCELPTNALLAEQFLEHFDGFSIGSNDLTQLTLGLDRDSGIVSHLFDERDAAVKVLLSMAIQACRKAGKYVGICGQGPSDHPDLAKWLMEQGIESVSLNPDSVLDTWFFLAENEVK; encoded by the coding sequence TTGGAAGCGCGCGTAATTGGTCTGGAAAAATTAGGGAAACACGATGTTGAGCTTGTTGGTGGGAAAAACTCATCTTTAGGCGAAATGATCAGCCACCTAGCAAACGCTGGCGTATCTGTACCAGGTGGTTTTGCAACAACTGCTGACGCATATCGTGAATTTCTCGAGCAAAGCGGCCTAAACGCTAAAATCAATGCAGAGCTTGCAAGCCTAAACGTTGATGACGTAAATGCGCTTGCTGAAACTGGCGCTAAAATCCGCCAATGGATTGTAGAGACTCCGCTTACTGCAGCATTAGAGCAAGAAGTTCGTGCAGCATTTGACGCACTTTCTAACGGCAACCCTGAGATCGCGGTTGCCGTTCGTTCATCTGCAACTGCAGAAGACTTACCAGACGCGTCTTTTGCTGGTCAGCAAGAAACTTTCTTGAACATCCGCGGTATCGACAACGTATTAATCGCGATCAAAGAAGTATTCGCATCTTTATACAATGACCGCGCGATTTCTTACCGTGTACACCAAAACTTTGCACATGACGTGGTTGCCCTTTCTGCTGGCGTGCAACGTATGGTTCGCTCTGAAACTGGCGCAGCTGGTGTAATGTTCACACTAGATACTGAATCAGGCTTCCGTGATGCAGTATTCATTACCGCTTCTTACGGTCTGGGTGAAATGGTTGTACAGGGCGCAGTTAACCCTGACGAATTCTATATTTCAAAACCACTTCTAAATGCTGGCAAGCATGCGATCCTGCGTCGTAACCTTGGCTCTAAACACCAGAAAATGATTTATGGTGAAGAAGGCGCAGCTGGTAAATCAGTGGTTGTGGTAGATGTTGAAAAAGCTGAACGTCAACAGTTCGCTTTAAATGACCAAGAACTTCAAGAACTTGCTAAACAAGCACTGATCATCGAAAAACACTACGGTGCGCCAATGGACATCGAGTGGGCAAAAGACGGTGATGACGGCAAACTGTACATCGTTCAGGCGCGTCCTGAAACTGTGAAGAGCCGTGAAAACGTAGGCACCATGGAACGTTACCTGTTGAAACAGAAAGGTACTGTAGTATGTGAAGGCCGTTCAATCGGTCAACGTATCGGCTCTGGTAAAGTTCGTATTGTTAGCTCTATTAAAGAAATGGACAAAGTACAAGACGGTGACGTACTTGTATCTGACATGACTGACCCGGACTGGGAACCAGTGATGAAACGTGCTGCTGCAATTGTGACCAATCGTGGTGGTCGTACTTGTCACGCTGCGATCATTGCACGTGAATTGGGTGTTCCAGCAATCGTTGGTTGTGGTAATGCCACTGAAGTACTGGTAGACGGTCAGGAAGTGACAGTATCTTGTGCTGAAGGTGATACTGGCTTCATCTACGAAGGTGCGCTTGATTTCGAAGTTCAAACTAACTCAATCGAGTCTATGCCTGATCTTCCATTTAAAGTGATGATGAACGTAGGTAACCCGGATCGTGCATTCGACTTTGCACAAATTCCAAACGAAGGTATTGGTCTTGCTCGTCTTGAGTTCATCATTAACCGTATGATCGGTGTGCATCCTAAAGCATTGCTGAACATTGACAGCTTGCCACGTGAAACTCGTGCTGCTGTGATGGCGCGTACTGCGGGTTATGCATCTCCAATCGAGTTCTATGTAGAAAAACTGGTTGAAGGTATTTCTACTCTTGCTGCTGCATTCGCTGACAAGCCAGTGATCGTACGTATGTCTGACTTCAAGTCAAACGAATATGCGAACCTGATCGGTGGTAAGTTATACGAACCAGAAGAAGAAAACCCGATGCTGGGCTTCCGTGGTGCGAGCCGCTACGTTTCTGACAATTTCCGTGACTGCTTCGAACTTGAATGCCGTGCATTGAAAAAAGTTCGTGACGAAATGGGCTTAACCAACGTTCAAATCATGATTCCTTTCGTACGTACTGTAAACGAAGCGAAACGTGTCATTGAGCTGCTGGCGTTAAATGGCCTGAAACGTGGTGAAAATGGTCTTAAAGTGATCATGATGTGTGAATTGCCAACTAACGCACTGTTAGCTGAACAGTTCCTTGAACACTTCGATGGCTTCTCTATCGGTTCTAACGACTTGACTCAGTTAACTCTTGGTCTTGACCGTGACTCTGGTATCGTTTCTCACCTGTTCGACGAACGTGATGCTGCGGTGAAAGTACTTCTTTCTATGGCGATCCAGGCTTGCCGTAAAGCAGGTAAATATGTAGGTATCTGTGGCCAAGGCCCTTCAGATCACCCAGACCTTGCAAAATGGTTAATGGAACAAGGTATTGAATCTGTGTCTTTAAACCCAGACTCAGTATTAGACACCTGGTTCTTCCTTGCTGAAAATGAAGTGAAATAA